The Actinomadura sp. WMMB 499 genome includes a window with the following:
- a CDS encoding MBL fold metallo-hydrolase gives MTYTGNVEPGGRPDVRELPGLRVTKVSVGPYDNNAYLLRCTATGEQLLVDAANEAPRLLELVGDGPLERIVTTHRHQDHWMALSEVARATGAPVVAHPHDAEALPEPVAEPVEHGDVVRVGRAALEVIHLRGHTPGSIALLYDAGGELADRPHLFTGDSLFPGGVGNTWGDPTLFKQLLADVEERVFERLPDATWFYPGHGKDSTLGRERPAVPEWRARGW, from the coding sequence ATGACCTACACGGGGAACGTCGAGCCCGGCGGACGGCCCGACGTCCGGGAACTGCCGGGACTGCGGGTCACGAAGGTCTCGGTCGGCCCGTACGACAACAACGCCTACCTCCTGCGCTGCACCGCCACCGGCGAGCAGTTGCTGGTGGACGCGGCCAACGAGGCGCCCCGGCTGCTGGAACTGGTCGGCGACGGCCCGCTCGAGCGGATCGTCACCACCCACCGGCACCAGGACCACTGGATGGCGCTCAGCGAGGTGGCGCGCGCGACCGGCGCGCCCGTCGTCGCCCACCCCCACGACGCCGAGGCCCTCCCCGAGCCCGTCGCCGAGCCCGTCGAGCACGGCGACGTCGTCCGGGTCGGACGCGCCGCGCTCGAGGTGATCCACCTGCGCGGGCACACGCCGGGCTCGATCGCGCTGCTGTACGACGCGGGCGGGGAGCTCGCCGACCGGCCGCACCTGTTCACCGGGGACAGCCTGTTCCCCGGCGGCGTCGGCAACACCTGGGGCGACCCGACGCTGTTCAAGCAGCTGCTCGCCGACGTGGAGGAGCGCGTCTTCGAGCGCCTCCCCGACGCCACCTGGTTCTACCCCGGGCACGGCAAGGACTCCACGCTCGGCCGCGAGCGCCCGGCCGTCCCGGAGTGGCGCGCCCGCGGCTGGTGA
- a CDS encoding ATP-binding protein, giving the protein MDPGPALHYPAGSLVLVAGLPGAGKSTLLNRLYGLRGDETAPVPAGDVLVIDSGQARNWWARRLRPLPAVLRTPLIHTTHVWRIGRAVLRGRGVVAHTRGTWPHILYLFAWTARLHGGRLHLILIDVDPETARAGQISRGRVVTRATFHRHCRRWRPLIDSARGGAVPPAAGVTVLDRNTADKLQVIRFH; this is encoded by the coding sequence GTGGATCCGGGCCCGGCGCTGCATTACCCGGCCGGTTCCCTCGTGCTCGTCGCCGGGCTTCCAGGCGCCGGGAAGAGCACGCTGCTGAACCGGCTCTACGGCCTGCGCGGCGACGAGACCGCGCCGGTGCCCGCCGGGGACGTCCTCGTGATCGACTCCGGCCAGGCGCGGAACTGGTGGGCCCGGCGGCTGCGCCCCCTGCCCGCGGTCCTGCGCACCCCGCTGATCCACACGACCCACGTGTGGCGGATCGGCCGGGCCGTGCTGCGCGGGCGCGGCGTCGTCGCCCACACCCGCGGCACCTGGCCGCACATCCTGTACCTCTTCGCGTGGACGGCCCGCCTGCACGGCGGGCGGCTGCACCTGATCCTGATCGACGTCGACCCCGAGACGGCGCGGGCCGGGCAGATCTCCCGCGGCAGGGTCGTCACCCGCGCGACGTTCCACCGGCACTGCCGCCGCTGGCGCCCGCTGATCGACAGCGCCCGCGGCGGCGCCGTGCCGCCCGCCGCCGGCGTCACCGTCCTGGACCGCAACACCGCCGACAAGCTCCAGGTCATCCGCTTCCACTGA